A genomic segment from Gadus morhua chromosome 4, gadMor3.0, whole genome shotgun sequence encodes:
- the ttc33 gene encoding tetratricopeptide repeat protein 33 — protein sequence MASFGWKRKVGERVSKSTLQQFESEAEKAGDRPRKEDGVDWMHAIKRRREVLLEDCETKSERLKGEGALLAEEGRHWEAIKKWDEAIQLTPENHLLYEMKSQVLSILQELFPAVKAAEMAVKLRPMWWEGWQTLGRAQLSLGEVDLAVRSFQVAVHLSPSDPALREQDLAWAQKLQRQQRAAQERTLQEDEAQRLVLDAPELRRDYDDFESDEVLEACTAVAERQRRLEELRRTTVVLDADGNVRSIVAPAGAGGAETSQAPLVKARGL from the exons ATGGCTTCATTTGGCTGGAAGAGGAAGGTTGGGGAGAGGGTGTCCAAGTCCACGTTACAGCAGTTTGAGTCCGAGGCAGAGAAGGCAGGGGACCGACCCCGTAAAGAGGACGGCGTGGACTGGATGCACGCCATCAAGAGACGCCGGGAGGTTTTGCTGGAGGACTGCGAGACCAAGAGCGAGAGGCTGAAGGGTGAAGGTGCTTTGCTGGCCGAGGAAGGCAG gcaTTGGGAAGCCATTAAGAAATGGGACGAGGCCATTCAGCTCACACCAGAAAACCATCTGCTGTATGAAATGAAATCTCAG GTGCTGTCCATCCTGCAGGAGCTGTTCCCGGCGGTGAAGGCGGCGGAGATGGCGGTGAAGCTGAGGCCCATGTGGTGGGAGGGCTGGCAGACCCTGGGCCGGGCCCAGCTCAGCCTGGGCGAGGTGGACCTG gcggtGCGCTCCTTCCAGGTGGCGGTGCACCTGAGTCCGTCGGACCCGGCGCTGCGGGAGCAGGACCTGGCCTGGGCCCAGAAGCTCCAGCGGCAGCAGCGGGCCGCCCAGGAGAGGACCCTGCAGGAGGACGAAGCCCAGCGGCTGGTGCTGGACGCGCCCGAGCTGCGGCGCGACTACGACGACTTTGAGTCGGACGAGGTGCTGGAGGCGTGCACCGCGGTGGCAGAGCGCCAGCGGCgtctggaggagctgaggcgGACCACGGTGGTGCTGGACGCCGACGGGAACGTCAGGAGCATCGTGGCGCCGGcgggggcgggcggggctgaGACGTCCCAGGCGCCGCTGGTCAAAGCGCGGGGGCTCTGA